One window of Candidatus Sulfotelmatobacter sp. genomic DNA carries:
- a CDS encoding helix-hairpin-helix domain-containing protein, protein MKRFLSTLTAGAVVLVFGATLVFAGTPQTQTGSAPASTTPAKSSTSSHSSKSTTATSSTSTTSSSTTAAKSSSATGSTASKSSSTAAPATLVDLNSASKEELMKLPGIGDKISDKIIAGRPWANKSQLVSKGVVNQATYNKISKLVIAKQAPAADKGAATKPATTGK, encoded by the coding sequence ATGAAGCGTTTCCTTTCCACCCTGACCGCGGGTGCGGTGGTGCTGGTGTTCGGCGCGACCCTGGTGTTCGCCGGCACGCCCCAGACGCAGACCGGCTCGGCGCCAGCTTCGACGACGCCGGCCAAGTCCAGCACTTCGTCTCACTCGAGCAAGTCCACGACCGCGACCAGTTCGACGAGCACCACCAGCTCGTCGACCACTGCCGCCAAGTCTTCCAGCGCCACCGGCTCGACCGCGAGCAAGTCGAGCAGCACCGCCGCCCCGGCGACGCTCGTCGACCTCAACAGCGCGAGCAAGGAAGAGCTCATGAAGCTGCCCGGCATCGGCGACAAGATCTCGGACAAGATCATCGCCGGGCGTCCCTGGGCGAACAAATCGCAATTGGTTTCGAAGGGCGTCGTGAATCAGGCGACGTACAACAAGATTTCGAAGCTCGTGATCGCCAAGCAGGCGCCGGCGGCAGACAAGGGGGCGGCAACCAAGCCGGCCACCACCGGCAAGTAG